In Mycolicibacterium alvei, a single window of DNA contains:
- a CDS encoding MTH1187 family thiamine-binding protein — protein MIVAFSISPTGGDETGSVSAAVAEAVRVVRASGLPNETNAMFTNIEGEWDDVMAVVKQAVEVVAAVSPRVSLVLKADIRPGYTGQLNAKVERIEQALGG, from the coding sequence GTGATTGTCGCGTTCAGCATCAGCCCGACGGGCGGGGATGAAACCGGAAGTGTCAGCGCCGCGGTGGCCGAGGCCGTACGGGTGGTGCGGGCCTCGGGCCTGCCCAACGAGACCAACGCCATGTTCACCAACATCGAAGGCGAATGGGACGACGTCATGGCCGTGGTGAAACAGGCCGTGGAGGTCGTGGCGGCGGTATCCCCGCGGGTCAGCCTGGTGTTGAAGGCTGACATCCGGCCCGGCTACACCGGACAGCTCAACGCGAAGGTCGAGCGGATCGAGCAGGCGCTGGGCGGCTAG
- the ricR gene encoding copper-sensing transcriptional repressor RicR: MDAADHSGAHGYSAQKDNYAKRLRRVEGQVRGIAKMIDEDKYCIDVLTQISAVNSALQSVALGLLDEHLGHCVTQAVSEGGEQAEAKLAEASAAIARLVRS, from the coding sequence ATGGACGCGGCTGATCACTCGGGTGCACATGGCTACTCGGCGCAGAAGGACAACTACGCCAAGCGGCTGCGCCGGGTCGAAGGCCAGGTCCGGGGCATCGCCAAGATGATCGACGAGGACAAGTACTGCATCGACGTCCTCACCCAGATCAGCGCCGTCAACAGTGCGCTGCAGTCCGTGGCGCTCGGTCTGCTCGACGAGCACCTCGGACATTGCGTGACACAGGCCGTCTCCGAGGGTGGGGAGCAGGCCGAGGCCAAGCTGGCCGAGGCATCGGCGGCCATCGCCCGCCTGGTCCGCTCCTAG
- the ilvD gene encoding dihydroxy-acid dehydratase has translation MSKPEPDIKPRSRDVTDGLEKAAARGMLRAVGMGDDDWVKPQIGVGSSWNEITPCNMSLQRLAQDVKAGVHEAGGFPLEFGTISVSDGISMGHEGMHFSLVSREVIADSVETVMQAERLDGSVLLAGCDKSIPGMLMAAARLDLASVFFYNGSIMPGVAKLTDGTEKEVTIIDAFEAVGACARGLMSRADVDIIERAICPGEGACGGMYTANTMASAAEALGMSLPGSASPVAIDKRRGEYARKSGEAVVEMLRRGITARDILTKDAFENAIAVVMAFGGSTNAVLHLLAIAREAEVDLTLADFTRIGAKVPHLADVKPFGRHVMKDVDEIGGVPVVMRALLDAGLLHGDCLTVTGKTMAENLAHIAPPDPDGKVLRAMNNPIHPTGGITILHGSLAPEGAVVKSAGFESDVFEGTARVFERERSALDALEDGTITHGDVVVIRYEGPKGGPGMREMLAITGAIKGAGLGKDVLLMTDGRFSGGTTGLCVGHIAPEAVDGGPIAFVRDGDRIRLNVADGTLDVLVDEAEFEARKAGFEPLPPRYTTGVLAKYTKLVQSAAVGAVCN, from the coding sequence ATGTCCAAGCCGGAGCCCGACATCAAGCCCCGCAGCCGCGACGTCACCGACGGCCTGGAGAAGGCCGCGGCCCGGGGAATGCTGCGCGCGGTAGGGATGGGTGACGACGACTGGGTCAAACCGCAGATCGGCGTCGGGTCGTCATGGAACGAGATCACCCCGTGCAACATGTCGCTGCAGCGACTCGCGCAGGACGTCAAGGCCGGAGTCCACGAGGCCGGCGGGTTCCCGCTGGAGTTCGGCACCATCTCGGTGTCCGACGGCATCTCGATGGGCCACGAGGGGATGCACTTCTCGCTGGTCTCCCGCGAGGTGATCGCCGACAGCGTCGAGACCGTGATGCAGGCCGAGCGCCTGGACGGCAGTGTGCTGCTGGCCGGTTGCGACAAGTCGATCCCCGGCATGCTGATGGCTGCGGCGCGGCTGGACCTGGCCAGCGTGTTCTTCTACAACGGCTCGATCATGCCGGGTGTTGCCAAGCTGACCGACGGCACCGAGAAGGAAGTCACGATCATCGACGCCTTCGAGGCGGTCGGCGCGTGCGCGCGCGGGCTGATGTCACGTGCGGACGTCGACATCATCGAGCGTGCGATCTGTCCGGGCGAGGGAGCGTGCGGCGGCATGTACACCGCCAACACCATGGCGTCGGCTGCCGAGGCACTGGGCATGTCGCTGCCCGGCAGCGCGTCGCCGGTCGCCATCGACAAGCGGCGCGGCGAGTACGCCCGCAAGTCGGGCGAGGCCGTCGTCGAGATGCTGCGCCGCGGAATCACCGCCCGCGACATCCTCACCAAGGACGCCTTCGAGAACGCGATCGCCGTCGTGATGGCCTTCGGCGGGTCCACCAACGCGGTGCTGCACCTGCTGGCAATCGCCCGCGAGGCCGAGGTCGATTTGACGCTGGCCGACTTCACCCGCATCGGGGCCAAGGTCCCGCACCTGGCCGACGTGAAGCCCTTCGGCCGCCATGTGATGAAGGACGTCGACGAGATCGGCGGCGTGCCCGTCGTCATGCGCGCACTGCTGGATGCCGGCCTGCTGCACGGTGACTGCTTGACCGTCACCGGTAAGACCATGGCCGAGAACCTGGCCCACATCGCGCCGCCCGATCCGGACGGCAAGGTGCTGCGGGCGATGAACAACCCGATCCACCCGACCGGCGGCATCACGATCCTGCACGGATCACTGGCTCCCGAGGGGGCCGTGGTGAAGTCCGCAGGGTTCGAGTCAGACGTGTTCGAGGGCACCGCAAGGGTTTTCGAGCGCGAGCGGTCGGCCCTGGACGCATTGGAGGACGGCACCATCACCCACGGCGACGTCGTGGTGATCCGCTACGAGGGTCCCAAGGGCGGCCCCGGCATGCGCGAGATGCTGGCCATCACCGGCGCCATCAAGGGCGCCGGGCTGGGCAAGGACGTCCTGCTGATGACCGACGGCCGGTTCTCCGGCGGGACGACAGGCCTGTGCGTCGGGCACATCGCCCCGGAGGCTGTCGACGGCGGGCCCATCGCGTTCGTCCGCGACGGTGACCGGATCCGCCTCAACGTGGCCGACGGAACGTTGGACGTCCTCGTCGACGAGGCTGAGTTCGAGGCCCGCAAGGCCGGTTTCGAACCGCTGCCGCCGCGCTACACGACCGGCGTGCTGGCCAAGTACACCAAGCTGGTTCAGTCAGCCGCCGTCGGCGCCGTCTGCAACTAG